In Oscillatoria salina IIICB1, the sequence ATGGCACGCTCACAGAAATTTTAGAAGCTTACCTCTTTGAAAAAATTCAGCTTGTTAAGTTATCCGAAGGACTTGTTTCAATTTCTCAAGAAATCAAGCCGTTAGAAATTAAAATTGGGACAGAAGTAATTGACCGAAAAATCTTACTGCGAGGTAAAATTAGTAGAAATAATTGGATTTATGCCGAATCTATTATAGTACCCGATCGCCTAGAGAGCAACTTCCGCGATCGCCTGCTTAAATCCCAAGAATCAATGGGTAGACTGTGGTTAGAACATAAGCTAGAAACATTTAAAGAAATCGTTGACTCTAGTTGTCATCCAGCCGGAGAATTAGCTGAGTATTTCAAAATCAAGCCAGAAGATAAAATATTTTCGCGGACTTATCGGGTCTTTTCTAACCGTCAACCAATCATCATGATTACCGAAAAATTCCCCGAAAGCTACTTCAAGAAAAACTTTTAAATTAGAGTAAAAAAATGACTGTACCTGCTGCCGAAAAACTCAATTTAACCGCAGAAGCAGTTTTAGATTCTGCCATCCAATTTAACCATCCCCTCAGCAAAAACCTGAATGAACCAAAAGCGATCTTTTTAACAGGTTCCACAGGTTTTCTGGGAGCATATTTACTCGCAGAATTGCTAAAAACAACTACAGCAGATATTTATTGTCTGCTGCGTTGTCGCGATGCTAAATCTGGTAAACAGCGTCTCACCAACCATCTGCAATTTTACTCGCTTTGGCAGGAAAAATTCGCCGAACGGCTAATTCCTGTAATTGGCGATTTGTCTCAACCTTTATTGGGACTTAAAGAAGACAAATTTAACCAACTAGCAGCACAAATTGAGATTATCTATCACAACGGCGCGCAGGTCAATTCGGTTTGTCCTTACTCTACTTTAAAACCTACCAACGTTCTCGGTACCCAAGA encodes:
- a CDS encoding chorismate--pyruvate lyase family protein encodes the protein MQAKEREIQTNYDLRPDLQESLAHSHIDPSKLTTFQRIILTTDGTLTEILEAYLFEKIQLVKLSEGLVSISQEIKPLEIKIGTEVIDRKILLRGKISRNNWIYAESIIVPDRLESNFRDRLLKSQESMGRLWLEHKLETFKEIVDSSCHPAGELAEYFKIKPEDKIFSRTYRVFSNRQPIIMITEKFPESYFKKNF